In Streptococcus uberis, a single window of DNA contains:
- a CDS encoding LytTR family DNA-binding domain-containing protein: MKWQFKEKQGLDEIEVTIEKKVYDSEVISLITYLESYQLTKSDMLAVKEADQIHFVKFDDIIAIEVDGDYLDIMTCKSRFKTRQRLYKIKEKLATEQFIQVSKQSIININHLEMMEASFSGNMLAILTNKIKVIISRRYVKNLEKALGL; encoded by the coding sequence ATGAAATGGCAGTTTAAAGAAAAACAAGGATTAGATGAGATAGAGGTTACCATTGAAAAAAAGGTCTATGACAGTGAAGTGATTTCTTTAATCACTTATTTGGAATCCTATCAACTAACCAAATCAGATATGCTAGCAGTTAAAGAGGCTGATCAGATTCATTTCGTAAAGTTCGATGACATTATTGCTATTGAAGTGGATGGAGATTATTTAGATATTATGACATGTAAATCGCGTTTCAAAACCCGTCAACGGCTCTACAAAATAAAAGAAAAGCTAGCGACAGAACAATTTATACAAGTGTCTAAGCAAAGCATTATTAATATCAACCACCTAGAAATGATGGAAGCCTCATTTTCTGGGAATATGCTAGCAATCCTAACCAATAAGATTAAAGTCATTATTAGCAGACGTTATGTCAAAAATTTGGAAAAAGCCTTAGGACTATGA
- a CDS encoding ABC transporter permease, with the protein MIATIERHLSLYFKQKASIFFSLLGALIAFFLYIIFLQKNLVLSWEKSFTDPKPYLDFWIMGGVLAVTAITTSWAALSRIVSDKEQSVWDDLLLTDVSPLSLTIGYFLSGTLISLIMQGLVFVIMFTYFSWQDQLEWQVNFLPELAFIALLASLQASLFATIILQFVHSSEVESRLSTIIGTASGFLVGVYMPIGVLPDFAQTLVKLTPATYIASLYRQVLMKELLVDLGMANADFKTFMGIGLKWDKLTTISQDYHIVFMTIIGMLFFLVFLIVIRREKA; encoded by the coding sequence ATGATTGCTACAATAGAAAGACATTTAAGCTTATATTTTAAACAAAAGGCTAGTATTTTCTTTTCCCTTCTAGGGGCACTTATCGCCTTTTTCCTTTACATTATTTTTTTACAAAAAAATCTAGTCTTGTCATGGGAAAAAAGTTTTACCGATCCTAAACCCTATTTGGATTTTTGGATTATGGGGGGCGTTCTAGCGGTAACAGCAATCACGACATCATGGGCTGCTTTATCGAGGATTGTTTCTGATAAAGAGCAGTCTGTTTGGGATGATTTACTCTTGACGGATGTTTCGCCACTCTCATTGACCATAGGCTATTTTTTGAGTGGGACCTTAATATCTTTGATCATGCAGGGACTTGTTTTTGTCATTATGTTTACCTACTTTTCATGGCAAGATCAGCTAGAATGGCAAGTGAATTTTTTACCCGAACTCGCTTTTATTGCCTTACTTGCTTCCTTACAAGCCTCATTATTTGCGACCATTATCTTGCAATTCGTGCATTCGAGTGAGGTTGAAAGTAGACTTTCAACTATTATTGGAACGGCTTCAGGATTTTTAGTCGGTGTCTATATGCCAATTGGCGTTTTACCAGATTTTGCCCAAACTTTGGTTAAATTGACTCCTGCGACCTATATTGCCTCTCTTTATAGGCAAGTTTTGATGAAAGAATTGCTTGTGGATTTAGGAATGGCCAATGCTGACTTTAAAACATTTATGGGAATCGGTCTTAAGTGGGATAAGTTAACAACTATCAGTCAAGATTATCATATTGTTTTCATGACCATTATTGGAATGCTCTTTTTCTTAGTTTTCTTGATTGTCATTAGAAGAGAGAAAGCTTAA
- a CDS encoding ABC transporter ATP-binding protein produces MVSLIKSEGLSKDYGTKRVLDQLDIDIQKSSLVAYLGTNGAGKTTTIKILTGLLKPSSGSVVRASDLKIGMVFQQSILDADLTVGENLNNRLKMYRHSDREWLQKIMRLTGIESILKERYKSLSGGQKRRVDIARALIHKPQLLFLDEPTTGLDIQSRQSIWNLFRQLQEQEGLTIFLTTHYLEEAENADMVYIIDQGKLLAKGSSQDLIHHYAKNRLEVTVMKSEESSPGSQPIEEILEFENVSPQEVIAILKQYELQLKDFDYQKGSLNDAFLAITGKEMES; encoded by the coding sequence ATGGTGAGTTTAATTAAATCTGAGGGTTTGAGTAAAGATTATGGTACAAAGCGCGTGCTTGATCAGTTGGATATAGACATTCAAAAAAGTAGTCTGGTTGCCTATTTAGGGACAAATGGTGCAGGAAAAACAACCACTATTAAGATTTTGACGGGGCTGTTAAAGCCTAGTTCAGGTTCAGTTGTGAGAGCATCTGATTTAAAAATAGGAATGGTTTTTCAACAGTCGATTTTAGATGCTGATTTGACAGTTGGTGAAAACTTAAACAATCGTTTAAAAATGTACCGCCATTCAGACCGTGAATGGCTACAAAAAATCATGCGTTTGACGGGTATTGAATCTATCTTAAAGGAAAGATACAAGTCATTATCCGGAGGACAAAAACGAAGAGTTGATATTGCAAGAGCACTGATACATAAACCTCAGCTGCTATTCTTAGATGAGCCGACGACTGGATTAGATATTCAGAGTCGTCAATCAATTTGGAATCTTTTTCGACAGCTGCAAGAACAAGAAGGCTTGACCATTTTTCTAACAACACACTATTTGGAAGAGGCTGAAAATGCTGATATGGTTTACATTATTGATCAGGGTAAGCTCTTAGCTAAAGGGTCCAGTCAGGATCTGATCCATCATTATGCCAAGAATCGTTTAGAAGTCACTGTTATGAAATCAGAAGAGTCTAGTCCTGGTTCGCAGCCGATAGAAGAAATCTTAGAGTTTGAGAATGTATCGCCGCAAGAAGTCATTGCCATTTTAAAGCAATATGAGTTACAGCTGAAGGATTTTGACTATCAAAAAGGCAGTCTTAACGACGCCTTCTTAGCGATTACTGGAAAGGAAATGGAATCATGA
- the argH gene encoding argininosuccinate lyase — translation MMGNQKLWGGRFEKGLEQWVEEFGASISFDYKLATFDIKASIAHVSMLGQQGIISKDEAELIKTGLEDIHRDILEEEIVFDSQDEDIHMTIERQLLAKIGPLAGKLHTARSRNDQVATDMHLYLKHILEALLEKLLQLRKVLVTLAEEHIETILPGYTHLQHAQPISFGHHLMAYYQMFTRDSERFKFNMKHTDMSPLGAAALAGTTFPIDRELTAQLLGFNELYHNSLDAVSDRDFIIEFLANASLLMMHMSRFCEEIILWTSYEYQFVSLSDSFSTGSSIMPQKKNPDMAELIRGKTGRVYGNLFSLLTVMKALPLAYNKDLQEDKEGLFDTAETILVAVDILAGMLSTMTVHKETMYRATQKDFSNATELADYLANKDMPFRQAHEIVGQLVLQASKEGIYLQDIPIKDFKAISPLIEEDIYDTLTSRAAVERRTSIGGTGFNQVSSQIALARKDLS, via the coding sequence ATGATGGGAAATCAAAAATTATGGGGCGGACGATTTGAAAAAGGTCTTGAACAGTGGGTCGAAGAATTTGGAGCTTCCATTTCTTTTGATTATAAACTGGCTACTTTTGATATCAAAGCTTCAATTGCCCATGTCAGTATGCTAGGGCAACAAGGTATTATTAGTAAAGATGAGGCTGAGCTTATTAAAACTGGCCTCGAAGACATTCACAGAGATATCCTTGAAGAAGAAATAGTTTTCGACAGTCAAGATGAAGATATTCACATGACTATTGAAAGACAATTATTGGCAAAAATTGGTCCACTTGCTGGGAAATTGCATACTGCAAGGTCGCGAAACGATCAAGTGGCCACCGATATGCATTTGTATTTGAAACATATCTTGGAGGCTCTCTTAGAGAAGTTGCTTCAGCTAAGAAAAGTTCTCGTCACTTTAGCAGAAGAGCATATTGAAACCATATTACCTGGTTATACGCATTTGCAACATGCACAACCAATATCTTTTGGACATCATTTGATGGCTTATTATCAGATGTTTACACGTGATAGTGAACGATTTAAATTTAATATGAAACATACGGATATGTCTCCTCTCGGAGCTGCTGCTCTAGCTGGAACAACGTTTCCTATTGACAGGGAACTAACGGCTCAATTGTTAGGTTTTAATGAACTCTATCACAATTCATTAGATGCAGTGTCCGATCGCGATTTCATCATTGAATTTTTAGCTAATGCCAGTCTGTTGATGATGCATATGAGTCGTTTTTGTGAAGAAATCATTCTTTGGACTTCTTATGAATACCAATTTGTGAGCCTATCAGATTCTTTTTCTACAGGATCTTCCATTATGCCTCAAAAGAAAAATCCAGATATGGCAGAACTCATTCGTGGTAAAACAGGTCGCGTCTATGGAAATCTCTTTTCCTTATTAACAGTTATGAAGGCCTTGCCTTTAGCTTATAATAAAGATTTGCAAGAAGATAAAGAAGGCCTCTTTGACACAGCAGAGACAATACTAGTAGCTGTTGACATATTAGCAGGCATGTTATCGACGATGACTGTCCATAAAGAAACCATGTACCGTGCCACTCAAAAAGACTTTTCAAATGCGACTGAGCTTGCGGATTATCTGGCAAATAAGGATATGCCTTTTCGACAAGCGCATGAAATCGTTGGACAGTTGGTCTTACAAGCCAGTAAAGAAGGAATCTATTTACAGGATATTCCTATTAAAGATTTTAAAGCGATCAGTCCACTTATTGAAGAGGACATCTATGATACCTTAACCTCTAGAGCAGCAGTTGAAAGAAGAACATCGATTGGAGGAACAGGGTTTAATCAAGTTTCTTCTCAAATAGCTCTTGCTCGTAAAGACTTATCATAA
- a CDS encoding YidC/Oxa1 family membrane protein insertase, which translates to MLTLLAACSRGNVSAQSSNGWDQLVYFFAKSVQWLSFNGSIGIGIILFTLLIRILLMPLFNMQMKSSQKMQDIQPELKKLQMKYPGKDTESRMALAEESQALYKAHGVNPYASMLPLLIQMPVMIALFQALTRVPFLKTGTFMWVSLAQHDPYFILPVLAAVLTFLSTWLTNLAAREKNVVMTIMTYMMPIMIFLMGFKLASGVVLYWVVSNAFQVFQLLLLNNPFKIIEERRRQEQEEKERRLRERRARKKALKQRK; encoded by the coding sequence ATGCTAACTCTTTTAGCAGCTTGTAGCCGAGGAAACGTCTCTGCTCAGTCATCAAATGGTTGGGATCAATTAGTTTACTTTTTTGCCAAGTCTGTCCAATGGTTGTCCTTTAATGGTTCAATTGGAATTGGTATTATTCTCTTTACTTTGTTGATACGTATCTTATTGATGCCTTTGTTTAATATGCAAATGAAATCAAGCCAAAAGATGCAAGATATTCAGCCGGAACTCAAAAAGCTTCAGATGAAGTATCCCGGAAAAGATACAGAGAGCCGAATGGCATTAGCAGAGGAAAGCCAAGCACTTTATAAAGCACATGGTGTCAATCCTTATGCTAGTATGTTGCCATTACTGATTCAAATGCCAGTTATGATTGCTTTGTTCCAGGCATTGACCCGTGTACCTTTCTTAAAAACAGGTACTTTTATGTGGGTATCTTTGGCACAACATGACCCCTATTTTATCTTACCTGTTTTAGCGGCAGTCTTAACTTTTTTATCCACTTGGCTTACAAACCTAGCGGCTAGAGAAAAAAATGTTGTCATGACCATTATGACATACATGATGCCCATTATGATTTTTCTGATGGGATTTAAGTTGGCCAGCGGTGTCGTTCTTTATTGGGTTGTTTCAAACGCCTTCCAAGTTTTTCAGTTGTTATTGCTCAATAACCCATTTAAAATTATTGAAGAACGTCGTCGACAAGAACAAGAAGAAAAAGAACGCCGTTTAAGAGAAAGAAGAGCTCGTAAAAAAGCATTAAAACAAAGAAAATAG
- the jag gene encoding RNA-binding cell elongation regulator Jag/EloR, which produces MVVFTGKTVEAAIETGLGELQIPRMKAHIRVISKEKKGFLGFGKKLAQVDIEPINEKTVYKADKKAVRGVPDDINRQNAPVIRPDDVRVAKNQEQKEADAIDQPEEFQADEAKVENQLLTETAVVEEEAIADEEKSLEGTENAEEQSFEEFVASEFPEDTVSKDIEKASQEVSDYITKIIYEMDIEATIERSHNRRQINLQIETQEAGRVIGYHGKVLKSLQLLAQNFLHDRYSKNFSVSLNVHDYVEHRTETLIDFTQKVASRVLESQENYTMDPMSNSERKIVHKTISTIEGVESYSEGNDPNRYVVVSLQKQ; this is translated from the coding sequence ATGGTAGTATTTACAGGCAAAACAGTAGAGGCTGCAATTGAAACAGGCCTCGGGGAATTACAAATTCCTCGCATGAAAGCACATATTCGTGTTATTTCAAAAGAAAAGAAAGGTTTTTTAGGTTTTGGGAAAAAGCTGGCGCAAGTCGATATTGAGCCCATTAACGAAAAAACAGTTTATAAAGCAGATAAAAAAGCGGTCCGAGGTGTCCCTGACGACATTAATCGTCAAAACGCACCTGTTATTAGACCGGATGATGTACGGGTTGCAAAGAATCAGGAGCAAAAAGAAGCTGACGCTATTGACCAACCTGAAGAATTTCAGGCTGATGAAGCAAAGGTTGAAAATCAGCTGCTAACAGAAACAGCTGTGGTGGAAGAAGAAGCAATCGCTGATGAAGAAAAAAGTCTCGAAGGAACTGAAAACGCTGAAGAGCAAAGTTTTGAAGAATTCGTAGCGAGTGAGTTTCCAGAAGATACTGTCAGCAAAGATATTGAAAAAGCAAGTCAAGAAGTTTCTGATTACATCACTAAAATTATTTATGAGATGGATATTGAAGCTACCATTGAAAGAAGTCACAATCGCCGTCAAATCAACTTGCAAATTGAAACGCAAGAAGCAGGACGGGTGATTGGTTATCATGGAAAAGTTTTAAAATCCTTACAATTATTGGCTCAAAACTTTTTACACGACCGTTATTCTAAGAATTTTTCGGTTTCCTTAAATGTTCATGATTATGTTGAGCATCGTACAGAAACTTTAATCGATTTCACGCAAAAAGTAGCTAGTCGTGTTTTGGAAAGTCAAGAGAATTACACTATGGATCCGATGAGTAATAGTGAGCGTAAAATTGTTCATAAAACCATTTCAACTATAGAAGGTGTTGAAAGTTATTCAGAGGGTAATGATCCAAACCGCTATGTGGTTGTCAGTCTTCAAAAACAATAA
- a CDS encoding response regulator transcription factor, which yields MNIFILEDDFIQQNRIEATIEEVLQEQKITVSYMEVFSNPDKLLDSIHERGDHQLFFLDIEIKNATKKGLEVASEIRKMDPNAVIVFVTTHSEFAPISFKYKVSALDFIDKAVDNQQFKEQISECIQYTKKMMSTKEPEEMFHFETAQARLKLPQKDILYFATSTTPHKVCLWTLTERLEFYGNLSEIQEVAPKLFLCHRSFLVNLENVVRIDKFDQMLYFENGDSCPVSRLKMKQLIEKWEMLH from the coding sequence ATGAACATTTTTATTCTTGAAGATGATTTTATTCAACAAAATCGTATAGAAGCAACGATTGAAGAAGTTTTGCAAGAGCAAAAAATCACCGTTAGTTATATGGAAGTTTTTTCGAATCCAGATAAACTACTAGATAGTATTCATGAACGTGGTGATCATCAATTATTCTTTTTAGATATTGAGATAAAAAATGCCACAAAGAAAGGGCTTGAAGTAGCTTCTGAAATTAGAAAGATGGATCCCAATGCGGTCATTGTTTTTGTCACAACACATTCAGAATTTGCTCCAATTTCATTTAAATACAAAGTGTCAGCCCTAGATTTCATTGATAAAGCTGTTGATAATCAACAGTTTAAAGAACAAATTAGTGAGTGCATTCAATATACCAAAAAAATGATGTCTACAAAGGAGCCTGAGGAAATGTTTCACTTTGAGACAGCTCAGGCTCGATTAAAATTACCTCAGAAAGATATCCTCTATTTCGCTACTTCAACGACACCTCATAAAGTGTGTCTATGGACTTTAACGGAACGTTTAGAATTTTATGGAAACCTTTCAGAAATTCAGGAAGTTGCACCGAAGCTATTCTTATGTCACAGATCGTTTTTGGTTAATCTTGAAAATGTGGTTCGTATTGATAAATTTGATCAAATGCTCTATTTTGAAAATGGCGATTCTTGTCCGGTTTCAAGGTTAAAAATGAAGCAATTAATCGAAAAATGGGAAATGTTACACTAA
- a CDS encoding SRPBCC family protein — protein MKKTLRKYSDHYQLHISYTVPKDRQAVWDLLTTHKSIEEWFPQLSRTRDSLLFSDESFQEKLRITAEKPLELFTFDWFGARISFALQETKMGSQLDFTEELPLNFPHPQRDLSGWVNQNYRLADYLNNKEWPDMKTYFKESQDWINQQMR, from the coding sequence ATGAAAAAGACACTAAGAAAATATTCTGACCACTACCAACTTCACATCAGCTACACTGTCCCAAAAGATCGACAAGCCGTTTGGGACCTGTTGACCACTCATAAGAGCATAGAGGAGTGGTTCCCTCAACTTAGCCGAACAAGAGATAGTCTCCTTTTTTCCGACGAGTCCTTTCAAGAAAAGCTGCGCATCACAGCTGAAAAACCACTCGAACTCTTTACCTTTGACTGGTTTGGAGCAAGGATTAGCTTCGCTTTACAAGAAACAAAAATGGGTAGCCAATTAGACTTCACTGAAGAATTACCTCTTAACTTCCCACATCCGCAACGTGATTTATCAGGTTGGGTCAATCAAAACTACCGCCTAGCAGACTATCTCAACAACAAAGAATGGCCTGATATGAAGACATATTTCAAAGAGAGCCAAGACTGGATTAACCAACAAATGCGCTAA
- a CDS encoding DUF3021 domain-containing protein, translating to MKKIINTYIYGMGIGGILYIISLALSNVQTQTFSNIASCLFFSGLMGLVSLIYDWEKIPFILQNLLHFLGILLLVYAINYYNGWINPDYFVPFFIRFLIIYLIVWLCIYLLNYQTSKEINKKLQERRQGKRRNQ from the coding sequence ATGAAGAAAATAATTAACACTTATATTTATGGCATGGGCATTGGTGGGATTCTCTACATTATCAGTTTGGCTCTTAGCAATGTCCAAACACAAACCTTCTCAAATATTGCTTCTTGCCTCTTCTTTAGTGGGCTTATGGGACTGGTTTCTTTAATTTATGATTGGGAAAAAATACCTTTTATCTTACAAAATCTCCTTCATTTCCTTGGCATCTTGCTCTTGGTGTATGCCATCAACTATTATAATGGATGGATAAACCCAGACTATTTTGTGCCTTTCTTTATCAGATTTCTAATCATCTATCTCATTGTTTGGCTCTGTATCTATCTCTTGAATTATCAAACCAGCAAAGAAATCAACAAAAAATTACAGGAAAGACGACAAGGAAAAAGACGTAACCAATAA
- the rnpA gene encoding ribonuclease P protein component — MKKSYRVKREKDFQAIFDGGKSTANRKFVIHFLEKEQDHYRVGISVGKRIGNAVTRNAVKRKIRHVIMEFSDHLKRDDFVVIARKGVENLDYQEVKQNLQHVLKLANLLEEGFESEKKH; from the coding sequence TTGAAAAAATCCTATCGTGTCAAGCGTGAGAAAGATTTTCAGGCCATTTTTGATGGTGGGAAAAGTACGGCAAATCGAAAATTTGTCATTCATTTTTTAGAAAAAGAACAAGATCACTACCGAGTGGGTATTTCGGTTGGGAAACGGATAGGTAATGCCGTGACCCGAAATGCTGTCAAACGAAAAATTAGACATGTGATAATGGAATTTTCAGATCATCTTAAACGAGATGATTTTGTTGTTATAGCACGAAAAGGTGTGGAGAATCTTGATTATCAGGAAGTGAAACAAAATCTACAACATGTCCTAAAATTAGCCAATTTACTCGAGGAAGGTTTTGAAAGTGAAAAAAAACATTAA
- a CDS encoding argininosuccinate synthase, which produces MNKNKIVLAYSGGLDTSVAIAWLKKDFDVIAVCMDVGEGKDLQFIHEKALKIGAIESYVIDVKEEFAEAFVLPALQAHAFYEQKYPLVSALSRPLISKKLVDIAHECGATYIAHGCTGKGNDQVRFEIAIAALDPTIEVIAPVRDWHWSREEEIAFAKENGVPIPADLDNPYSVDQNLWGRANECGVLENPWNQAPEEAYDMTVSPEEAPDRPEYIDITFEAGVPIALNGKVLSLANLIIELNQIAGAHGIGRIDHVENRLVGIKSREIYECPGAITLLAAHKEIEDLTFVREVSHFKPILENELSNLIYNGLWYNPATQAILSYLKETQKVVNGIAKVKLYKGHVQVVARQSDNSLYDENLATYTSADSFDQEAAIGFIKLWGLPTQVNAQVNKKGVV; this is translated from the coding sequence ATGAATAAAAATAAAATTGTGTTGGCTTATTCAGGTGGATTAGATACTTCGGTTGCCATTGCATGGCTCAAGAAAGACTTTGACGTTATTGCGGTCTGTATGGATGTTGGCGAAGGAAAGGATTTACAGTTTATCCATGAAAAGGCGCTTAAAATTGGGGCCATAGAGTCTTATGTTATTGATGTTAAAGAAGAGTTTGCAGAAGCATTTGTATTACCAGCACTACAAGCTCATGCTTTTTATGAACAAAAATATCCATTAGTATCTGCCTTAAGTCGGCCGCTGATTTCCAAAAAGTTGGTTGACATTGCTCATGAATGTGGTGCCACCTATATTGCTCATGGTTGTACCGGAAAAGGTAATGATCAAGTACGTTTTGAAATAGCAATTGCTGCATTAGACCCAACTATTGAAGTCATTGCACCGGTTAGGGACTGGCATTGGTCTCGTGAAGAAGAAATAGCTTTTGCTAAAGAAAATGGTGTTCCGATTCCAGCAGATTTAGATAATCCTTATTCGGTTGATCAAAATTTATGGGGACGTGCTAATGAATGTGGTGTTTTAGAAAACCCATGGAATCAAGCTCCTGAAGAAGCCTATGACATGACTGTTTCACCTGAAGAGGCTCCAGATCGGCCAGAGTATATTGATATTACTTTTGAAGCAGGTGTTCCCATAGCTCTTAATGGAAAAGTTTTGTCACTGGCAAATCTCATTATAGAGTTAAATCAAATTGCAGGTGCACATGGGATTGGTAGAATTGATCATGTTGAAAATCGTTTAGTTGGTATCAAATCACGAGAAATTTATGAATGTCCAGGAGCCATTACTTTGTTAGCGGCCCATAAAGAAATTGAGGATTTAACATTTGTTAGGGAGGTTTCTCACTTTAAACCAATTCTTGAAAATGAATTGTCAAATCTCATCTACAATGGCTTGTGGTATAATCCAGCAACCCAAGCTATTTTGTCCTATCTCAAAGAAACACAGAAAGTAGTTAATGGTATTGCAAAAGTTAAACTATATAAAGGGCATGTACAGGTTGTTGCGCGTCAATCCGATAATTCCTTATATGATGAAAATTTGGCAACCTACACGTCAGCTGATAGTTTTGATCAAGAAGCTGCTATTGGGTTTATTAAGTTGTGGGGGTTACCAACACAGGTCAATGCACAAGTAAATAAAAAAGGGGTTGTATGA